A segment of the Anaerolineae bacterium genome:
ATTGGTGTGCATAATTTTCAGTTTCACCTAAACAAAAGATCCGGCTAAATCCTGGACAAATTCCTGCAAATCTTCAATATTGGGATAAATAGTCACCTGTTCCGCCGCCGAAAAGGATCCTTCATCCAGATTGGTCTCATCCCCTGAGGCAAAAACAAATCTGGACTGATTGGCCTGGGCCTGTTGTAAAAGTTCAGCCAAACGCGGATCATGCTGAAAGCGCTTCAATCCCGCCAAAGTTGTGGGAATAATCAAACAAGTTGTATGAG
Coding sequences within it:
- a CDS encoding DJ-1/PfpI family protein, yielding MNRSHHYVFVLWADRFDEAATAIFVTMLREVGMRVKVVGLTPQPINGAHGLILQPDFTLDEALALAPHTTCLIIPTTLAGLKRFQHDPRLAELLQQAQANQSRFVFASGDETNLDEGSFSAAEQVTIYPNIEDLQEFVQDLAGSFV